One Betta splendens chromosome 8, fBetSpl5.4, whole genome shotgun sequence DNA segment encodes these proteins:
- the LOC114860023 gene encoding nuclear GTPase SLIP-GC-like isoform X1: protein MDMDDFVRNKLTEWGFCNLIERFEDEGIDKEGLLCLENHHIDSLIPKVGQSAKFTKRLKFLKEESKTNCPEVEDVSNAGPSTSASSEKGNRALDLDGELQPPSKRQKPGFIGSNSEEIILSCGKSIMSQVHGRLRLDEHTKLNDFLKSKIRGLETDKRELIGVFGRSGAGKSSLINAVIEEFNLLPSGDFKACTSVMIKVEANMLNFKYEAEIEFISKEDWKDELWCLYNNVRDDHEIEDKLTALYGEEWRNKPPVENLLDNKYFKEIPEFLMEKKKFLTSESAAELSAKLLKYTISESIDEAEKRWYWPLVKCVTVRVPKNPLLQHVTLVDLPGNGDCNKSRNEMWKEFVGSCSTVWIVTDINRAASEDNAWEILESACSLIGNGGQCQQIHFICTKSDYSEKFDKLSRDAVRGHIFKRNMKAKDEVQKKFNTLNNVKKHFNDGCFKVFTVSSKLFRKEKQSKPTVLQLDETEIPQLQKFLQNLNDCHSETLNFVSGAYGILSLMQGARSRDTADSKTEVCLRLEEKLQQEFQKIAKTMKKTYKDFEECLIDGVRNSESSCEETLHKFLYPRQKGSGFHKTLSSVVERSGVHKPKKGKLINLNMKLSSKLTDSIDEIFRNTFPNEGKPFSEVINAFSLDTEKLIEKYKAVELQMIFLKIEEERIKTRLTKIIRDRKKTIYSSLTEMIEDTMQDGYKKAAEFRGTHKLYNMRETLKTHLHDSKNTMFKKAKRVMLQNLQMLMEEIMETVMKSLNEAIELSLKTDDHIIPDFSAELDQMKKYYKQLKNSSHEESN, encoded by the exons ATGGACATGGATGACTTTGTTCGTAACAAATTGACTGAATGGGGCTTCTGCAACTTGATAGAAAGATTTGAAG AtgaaggcatcgacaaggaggGTCTTTTGTGTCTTGAAAATCATCACATTGATAGCCTGATTCCGAAAGTAGGACAAAGTGCAAAATTCACAAAACGTCTCaagtttttaaag gAGGAATCAAAAACAAATTGTCCAGAAGTAGAGGACGTTTCTAAT GCTGGACCATCCACCAGTGCCTCCAGTGAGAAAG GAAACAGAGCCTTGGACCTTGATGGTGAATTGCAGCCACCATCTAAGAGGCAAAAACCTGGCTTCATAGGATCAAACTCAG AAGAAATCATACTTTCTTGTGGGAAAAGCATCATGAGTCAAGTCCATGGGAGACTGCGTTTGGATGAACACACAAAACTCAATGATTTCCTGAA GAGTAAAATTCGTGGATTGGAGACTGACAAAAGGGAGCTCATCGGTGTCTTTGGTAGAAGTGGAGCTGGAAAGAGCTCTCTGATAAACGCCGTCATTGAAGAGTTTAACCTTCTGCCCTCTGGAGATTTCAAAGCATGTACCTCCGTCATGATTAAAGTGGAGGCCAACATGCTCAATTTTAAGTATGAGGCAGAGATAGAGTTCATTTCAAAAGAG GACTGGAAGGATGAACTTTGGTGTTTGTATAATAATGTAAGGGACGATCACGAAATTGAAGACAAGCTAACAGCATTGTATGGAGAAGAATGGAGAAATAAACCTCCCGTTGAAAACCTCCTGGACAACAAATATTTCAAAGAAATCCCAGAGTTTCTCATGGAGAAAAAGAAATTTTTGACATCTGAATCT GCTGCAGAACTGTCAGCAAAATTACTGAAATACACGATAAGTGAGTCCATTGATGAAGCAGAGAAGAGGTGGTACTGGCCCTTGGTGAAGTGTGTGACTGTCAGGGTGCCTAAAAATCCTCTTCTCCAGCACGTCACACTTGTGGACCTTCCTGGAAATGGGGACTGTAACAAGAGCAGAAACGAAATGTGGAAAGag TTTGTTGGAAGTTGCTCCACTGTGTGGATTGTGACTGACATTAATCGAGCAGCATCAGAGGACAACGCCTGGGAGATCCTGGAAAGTGCCTGCAGCCTCATAGGAAACGGAGGCCAGTGTCAGCAGATTCACTTCATCTGCACCAAGTCTGATTATTCTGAAAAATTTGATAAGCT TTCAAGAGATGCAGTTCGTGGTCACatatttaaaagaaacatgaaaGCCAAGGATGAAGTACAGAAAAAATTCAACACACTGAACAATGTCAAG AAACATTTCAATGATGGATGTTTCAAAGTGTTCACAGTGAGCTCCAAATTGTTTCGGAAAGAGAAGCAATCTAAACCCACTGTTCTACAGCTTGATGAAACTG AAATACCCCAACTTCAGAAGTTTCTGCAAAATCTCAACGACTGTCACTCAGAAACATTAAACTTTGTTTCTGGAGCTTATGGGATTCTGTCATTGATGCAAGGAGCCCGCAGCAGAGACACG GCTGACAGCAAAACTGAGGTCTGCCTACGACTTGAAGAAAAGTTACAGCAGGAATTTCAGAAAATTGCAAAAACCATGAAAAAGACTTATAAGGATTTTGAAGAATGTCTGATTGACGGAGTTAGAAATTCAGAAAGTTCATGTGAAGAAACCTTACACAAGTTTTTATATCCA AGACAAAAAGGCAGCGGTTTCCATAAAACATTATCGAGTGTCGTTGAGCGCAGTGGTGTCCACAAACCAAAGAAAGGAAAACTCATAAACCTCAATATGAAGTTAAGCTCAAAGCTGACTGACAGCATTGATGAGATATTCAGGAACACCTTCCC GAATGAAGGAAAACCATTCAGTGAAGTCATCAACGCCTTTTCCCtggacacagagaagctgattgAAAAGTACAAAGCTGTTGAACTGCAAATGATATTTCTAAAGATAGAG GAAGAAAGAATTAAGACAAGACTCACCAAAATTATTCGTGATCGAAAGAAAACAATCTACAGCAGCCTGACTGAGATGATCGAGGACACTATGCAAGATGGATATAAAA AAGCAGCAGAATTTAGAGGAACACACAAACTATATAACATGAGGGAGACACTGAAGACACATTTACATGATTCAAAGAACACCATGTTTAAGAAGGCTAAACGCGTTATGTTACAGAACCTGCAGATGTTGATG GAGGAGATCATGGAGACAGTGATGAAATCTCTAAATGAAGCAATCGAGCTGTCACTCAAGACAGATGATCACATTATTCCAG ATTTTTCAGCAGAGCTTGATCAGATGAAGAAATATTACAAGCAACTGAAGAACAGCTCACATGAAGAATCTAACTAa
- the LOC114860023 gene encoding nuclear GTPase SLIP-GC-like isoform X2, with translation MSQVHGRLRLDEHTKLNDFLKSKIRGLETDKRELIGVFGRSGAGKSSLINAVIEEFNLLPSGDFKACTSVMIKVEANMLNFKYEAEIEFISKEDWKDELWCLYNNVRDDHEIEDKLTALYGEEWRNKPPVENLLDNKYFKEIPEFLMEKKKFLTSESAAELSAKLLKYTISESIDEAEKRWYWPLVKCVTVRVPKNPLLQHVTLVDLPGNGDCNKSRNEMWKEFVGSCSTVWIVTDINRAASEDNAWEILESACSLIGNGGQCQQIHFICTKSDYSEKFDKLSRDAVRGHIFKRNMKAKDEVQKKFNTLNNVKKHFNDGCFKVFTVSSKLFRKEKQSKPTVLQLDETEIPQLQKFLQNLNDCHSETLNFVSGAYGILSLMQGARSRDTADSKTEVCLRLEEKLQQEFQKIAKTMKKTYKDFEECLIDGVRNSESSCEETLHKFLYPRQKGSGFHKTLSSVVERSGVHKPKKGKLINLNMKLSSKLTDSIDEIFRNTFPNEGKPFSEVINAFSLDTEKLIEKYKAVELQMIFLKIEEERIKTRLTKIIRDRKKTIYSSLTEMIEDTMQDGYKKAAEFRGTHKLYNMRETLKTHLHDSKNTMFKKAKRVMLQNLQMLMEEIMETVMKSLNEAIELSLKTDDHIIPDFSAELDQMKKYYKQLKNSSHEESN, from the exons ATGAGTCAAGTCCATGGGAGACTGCGTTTGGATGAACACACAAAACTCAATGATTTCCTGAA GAGTAAAATTCGTGGATTGGAGACTGACAAAAGGGAGCTCATCGGTGTCTTTGGTAGAAGTGGAGCTGGAAAGAGCTCTCTGATAAACGCCGTCATTGAAGAGTTTAACCTTCTGCCCTCTGGAGATTTCAAAGCATGTACCTCCGTCATGATTAAAGTGGAGGCCAACATGCTCAATTTTAAGTATGAGGCAGAGATAGAGTTCATTTCAAAAGAG GACTGGAAGGATGAACTTTGGTGTTTGTATAATAATGTAAGGGACGATCACGAAATTGAAGACAAGCTAACAGCATTGTATGGAGAAGAATGGAGAAATAAACCTCCCGTTGAAAACCTCCTGGACAACAAATATTTCAAAGAAATCCCAGAGTTTCTCATGGAGAAAAAGAAATTTTTGACATCTGAATCT GCTGCAGAACTGTCAGCAAAATTACTGAAATACACGATAAGTGAGTCCATTGATGAAGCAGAGAAGAGGTGGTACTGGCCCTTGGTGAAGTGTGTGACTGTCAGGGTGCCTAAAAATCCTCTTCTCCAGCACGTCACACTTGTGGACCTTCCTGGAAATGGGGACTGTAACAAGAGCAGAAACGAAATGTGGAAAGag TTTGTTGGAAGTTGCTCCACTGTGTGGATTGTGACTGACATTAATCGAGCAGCATCAGAGGACAACGCCTGGGAGATCCTGGAAAGTGCCTGCAGCCTCATAGGAAACGGAGGCCAGTGTCAGCAGATTCACTTCATCTGCACCAAGTCTGATTATTCTGAAAAATTTGATAAGCT TTCAAGAGATGCAGTTCGTGGTCACatatttaaaagaaacatgaaaGCCAAGGATGAAGTACAGAAAAAATTCAACACACTGAACAATGTCAAG AAACATTTCAATGATGGATGTTTCAAAGTGTTCACAGTGAGCTCCAAATTGTTTCGGAAAGAGAAGCAATCTAAACCCACTGTTCTACAGCTTGATGAAACTG AAATACCCCAACTTCAGAAGTTTCTGCAAAATCTCAACGACTGTCACTCAGAAACATTAAACTTTGTTTCTGGAGCTTATGGGATTCTGTCATTGATGCAAGGAGCCCGCAGCAGAGACACG GCTGACAGCAAAACTGAGGTCTGCCTACGACTTGAAGAAAAGTTACAGCAGGAATTTCAGAAAATTGCAAAAACCATGAAAAAGACTTATAAGGATTTTGAAGAATGTCTGATTGACGGAGTTAGAAATTCAGAAAGTTCATGTGAAGAAACCTTACACAAGTTTTTATATCCA AGACAAAAAGGCAGCGGTTTCCATAAAACATTATCGAGTGTCGTTGAGCGCAGTGGTGTCCACAAACCAAAGAAAGGAAAACTCATAAACCTCAATATGAAGTTAAGCTCAAAGCTGACTGACAGCATTGATGAGATATTCAGGAACACCTTCCC GAATGAAGGAAAACCATTCAGTGAAGTCATCAACGCCTTTTCCCtggacacagagaagctgattgAAAAGTACAAAGCTGTTGAACTGCAAATGATATTTCTAAAGATAGAG GAAGAAAGAATTAAGACAAGACTCACCAAAATTATTCGTGATCGAAAGAAAACAATCTACAGCAGCCTGACTGAGATGATCGAGGACACTATGCAAGATGGATATAAAA AAGCAGCAGAATTTAGAGGAACACACAAACTATATAACATGAGGGAGACACTGAAGACACATTTACATGATTCAAAGAACACCATGTTTAAGAAGGCTAAACGCGTTATGTTACAGAACCTGCAGATGTTGATG GAGGAGATCATGGAGACAGTGATGAAATCTCTAAATGAAGCAATCGAGCTGTCACTCAAGACAGATGATCACATTATTCCAG ATTTTTCAGCAGAGCTTGATCAGATGAAGAAATATTACAAGCAACTGAAGAACAGCTCACATGAAGAATCTAACTAa
- the LOC114860895 gene encoding centriolar coiled-coil protein of 110 kDa-like, producing the protein MQRRLEEEHALQMSLLLAEQEKEQQRLRLNHLTVPPGFSSPVSTSGSSPSVQPPVYLWGPSRAAGKPRARLSQVLTAEQHRALSRIGALVRGFLTRRLLKTDKVKQLRQTVGDTQEFIRSFQIEASQKKCSYSAQDQSLQERVGAQLRAALHDVHDIFFEMPLRDRLSLLQQDRELRAERKLRDMEKTKSPKERAVLSAATQRSLDRKKKVSESPAQARKMQQKPKSPTTNRVLKPSQGQNSPVQAQLNRQGSWYRKTPEERVKRSDNLKKQHSLG; encoded by the exons ATGCAAAGgcgtctggaggaggagcacgcGTTGCAGATGTCTCTACTGCTCgctgagcaggagaaggagcaaCAGCGCCTCCGCCTG AACCACCTTACTGTCCCTCCAGGGTTCAGCAGTCCTGTCTCCACCAGCGGGTCCTCACCCTCTGTCCAGCCTCCCGTCTATCTGTGGGGACCCTCTAGAGCAGCTGGCAAACCTCGAGCAAGGCTGAGTCAG GTTCTAACAGCAGAACAGCACAGGGCGCTGTCCCGAATCGGAGCCCTCGTCCGCGGCTTCCTCACTCGCAGGCTTCTCAAAACAGACAAGGTCAAACAGCTGCGGCAGACTGTTGGG GACACGCAGGAATTCATCCGCTCGTTCCAGATTGAAGCATCGCAGAAGAAATGCAGCTACTCAGCACAAGATCAGTCTTTGCAGGAGAGAGTTGGAGCCCAG CTTCGCGCAGCCCTTCACGACGTCCATGACATCTTCTTTGAAATGCCTCTGAGGGACCGACTGTCTTTACTGCAGCAGGACCGGGAGCTCCGTGCAGAAAGGAAGTTACGAGACATG GAGAAAACCAAGAGCCCCAAGGAGAGAGCGGTTCTGTCTGCGGCTACACAGAGATCTCTGGACAGGAAAAAGAA GGTCAGTGAATCTCCAGCTCAGGCTAGGAAGATGCAGCAGAAGCCAAAGAGCCCCACCACCAACAG agTCCTGAAGCCCAGTCAAGGCCAAAATTCTCCAGTTCAAGCACAGCTGAACCGGCAAGG GAGCTGGTACAGAAAGACGCCAGAGGAGAGAGTGAAGCGCTCTGACAACCTGAAGAAGCAGCATTCTCTCGGTTAA
- the LOC114860022 gene encoding nuclear GTPase SLIP-GC-like isoform X1 produces MDNFVRNKLTEWGFCNLIERFEDKGIDKESLLCLEDHHIDSLIPKLGQRAKFTKRLKLLKEDSKTNCQEAEDVSNAGPSTSASSEKGNRALDLDGELQPPSKRQKPGFIGSNSEEIILSCGKSIMSQVHGRLHLDEHTKLNDFLKSKIRGLETDKRELIGVFGRSGAGKSSLINAVIEEFNLLPSGDFKACTSVMIKVEANMLNFKYEAEIEFILKEDWKDELWCLYNNVGDDHEIEDKLTALYGEEWRNKPPLENLLDSKYFKEIPEFLMDKKKFLTSESGAELSAKLLKYTISESIDEAEKRWYWPLVKCVTVRVPKNPLLQHVTLVDLPGNGDCNRSRNEMWKEFVGSCSTVWIVTDINRAASEDDAWEILESACSLIGNGGQCQQIHFICTKSEYSEKFDELSRDAVRGHIFKRNMKAKDEVQKKFNTLNNVKKHFNDGCFKVFTVSSKLFRKEKQSKPSVLQLDETEIPQLQKFLQNLNDCHSETLNFVSGAYGILSLMQGARSRDTADSKTEVCLRLEEKLQQEFQKIAETMKKTYKDFEECLIDGVRNSESSCEETLHRFLYPRQKGSGFHKTLSSVVERSGVHKRTKGKPINLNMKLSSKLTDSIDEIFRNTFPNEGKPFSEVINAFSLDTEKLIEKYKAVELQMIFLKIEEERIKTRLTKIIRDRKKTIYSSLTEMIEDTMQDGYKKAAKFRGKHKLKSMRETLKTHLHDSKKTMFKNAKRIMLQYLQMLMEEILETLMESLNEAIELSLKTDDHIIPGLLKEGSSCRLNLIKVKHVLIFPGLNHCNQVIIYFYL; encoded by the exons ATGGATAACTTTGTTCGTAACAAATTGACTGAATGGGGCTTCTGCAACTTGATAGAAAGATTTGAAG AtaaaggcatcgacaaggaaaGTCTTTTGTGTCTTGAAGATCATCACATTGATAGCCTGATTCCAAAATTAGGACAAAGGGCAAAATTCACAAAACGTCTCAAGTTGTTAAAG gAGGACTCAAAAACAAATTGTCAAGAAGCAGAGGACGTTTCTAAT GCTGGACCATCCACCAGTGCCTCCAGTGAGAAAG GAAACAGAGCCTTGGACCTTGATGGTGAATTGCAGCCACCATCTAAGAGGCAAAAACCTGGCTTCATAGGATCAAACTCAG AAGAAATCATACTTTCTTGTGGGAAAAGCATCATGAGTCAAGTCCATGGGAGACTGCATTTGGATGAACACACAAAACTCAATGATTTCCTGAA GAGTAAAATTCGTGGATTGGAGACTGACAAAAGGGAGCTCATCGGTGTCTTTGGCAGAAGTGGAGCTGGAAAGAGCTCTCTGATAAACGCCGTCATTGAAGAGTTTAACCTTCTGCCCTCTGGAGATTTCAAAGCATGTACCTCCGTCATGATTAAAGTGGAGGCCAACATGCTCAATTTTAAGTATGAGGCAGAGATAGAGTTCATTTTAAAAGAG gACTGGAAGGATGAGCTGTGGTGTTTGTATAATAATGTAGGGGACGATCACGAAATTGAAGACAAGCTAACAGCATTGTATGGAGAAGAATGGAGAAATAAACCTCCCCTTGAAAACCTCCTGGACAGCAAATATTTTAAAGAAATCCCAGAGTTTCTCATGGACAAGAAGAAATTTTTGACATCTGAATCT GGTGCAGAACTGTCAGCAAAATTACTGAAATACACGATAAGTGAGTCCATTGATGAAGCAGAGAAGAGGTGGTACTGGCCCCTGGTGAAGTGTGTGACTGTCAGGGTGCCTAAAAATCCTCTTCTCCAGCACGTCACACTTGTGGACCTTCCTGGAAATGGGGACTGTAACAGGAGCAGAAACGAAATGTGGAAAGag TTTGTTGGAAGTTGCTCCACTGTGTGGATTGTGACTGACATTAATCGAGCAGCATCAGAGGACGACGCCTGGGAGATCCTGGAAAGTGCCTGCAGCCTCATAGGAAACGGAGGCCAGTGTCAGCAGATTCACTTCATCTGCACCAAGTCTGAATATTCTGAAAAATTTGATGAGCT TTCAAGAGATGCAGTTCGTGGTCACatatttaaaagaaacatgaaaGCCAAGGATGAAGTACAGAAAAAATTCAACACACTAAACAATGTCAAG AAACATTTCAATGATGGATGTTTCAAAGTGTTCACAGTGAGCTCCAAATTGTTTCGGAAAGAAAAGCAATCTAAACCTTCTGTTCTACAGCTTGATGAAACTG AAATACCCCAACTTCAGAAGTTTCTGCAAAATCTCAACGACTGTCACTCAGAAACATTAAACTTTGTTTCTGGAGCTTATGGGATTCTGTCATTGATGCAAGGAGCCCGCAGCAGAGACACG GCTGACAGCAAAACTGAGGTCTGCCTACGACTTGAAGAAAAGTTACAGCAGGAATTTCAGAAAATTGCAGAAACCATGAAAAAGACTTATAAGGATTTTGAAGAATGTCTGATTGACGGAGTTAGAAATTCAGAAAGTTCATGTGAAGAAACCTTGCACAGGTTTTTATATCCA AGACAAAAAGGCAGTGGTTTCCATAAAACATTATCGAGTGTCGTTGAGCGCAGTGGTGTCCACAAACGAACAAAAGGAAAACCCATAAACCTCAATATGAAGTTAAGCTCAAAGCTGACTGACAGCATTGATGAGATATTCAGGAACACCTTCCC GAATGAAGGAAAACCATTCAGTGAAGTCATCAACGCCTTTTCCCtggacacagagaagctgattgAAAAGTACAAAGCTGTTGAACTGCAAATGATATTTCTAAAGATAGAG GAAGAAAGAATTAAGACAAGACTCACCAAAATTATTCGTGATCGAAAGAAAACAATCTACAGCAGCCTGACTGAGATGATCGAGGACACTATGCAAGATGGATATAAAA AAGCAGCAAAATTtagaggaaaacacaaactaaaaagCATGAGGGAGACACTGAAGACACATTTACATGATTCAAAGAAGACCATGTTTAAGAATGCTAAACGCATTATGTTACAATACCTGCAGATGTTGATG GAGGAGATCCTGGAGACACTGATGGAATCTCTGAATGAAGCAATAGAGTTGTCACTCAAGACAGATGATCACATTATTCCAG GGTTGCTGAAAGAAGGAAGCAGCTGTAGACTGAACCTAATCAAAGTCAAACATGTGCTTATATTTCCTGGTCTCAACCACTGTAACCAAGTTATAATTTACTTCTATTTATGA
- the LOC114860022 gene encoding nuclear GTPase SLIP-GC-like isoform X2 has protein sequence MDNFVRNKLTEWGFCNLIERFEDKGIDKESLLCLEDHHIDSLIPKLGQRAKFTKRLKLLKEDSKTNCQEAEDVSNAGPSTSASSEKGNRALDLDGELQPPSKRQKPGFIGSNSEEIILSCGKSIMSQVHGRLHLDEHTKLNDFLKSKIRGLETDKRELIGVFGRSGAGKSSLINAVIEEFNLLPSGDFKACTSVMIKVEANMLNFKYEAEIEFILKEDWKDELWCLYNNVGDDHEIEDKLTALYGEEWRNKPPLENLLDSKYFKEIPEFLMDKKKFLTSESGAELSAKLLKYTISESIDEAEKRWYWPLVKCVTVRVPKNPLLQHVTLVDLPGNGDCNRSRNEMWKEFVGSCSTVWIVTDINRAASEDDAWEILESACSLIGNGGQCQQIHFICTKSEYSEKFDELSRDAVRGHIFKRNMKAKDEVQKKFNTLNNVKKHFNDGCFKVFTVSSKLFRKEKQSKPSVLQLDETEIPQLQKFLQNLNDCHSETLNFVSGAYGILSLMQGARSRDTADSKTEVCLRLEEKLQQEFQKIAETMKKTYKDFEECLIDGVRNSESSCEETLHRFLYPRQKGSGFHKTLSSVVERSGVHKRTKGKPINLNMKLSSKLTDSIDEIFRNTFPNEGKPFSEVINAFSLDTEKLIEKYKAVELQMIFLKIEEERIKTRLTKIIRDRKKTIYSSLTEMIEDTMQDGYKKAAKFRGKHKLKSMRETLKTHLHDSKKTMFKNAKRIMLQYLQMLMEEILETLMESLNEAIELSLKTDDHIIPDFSAELDQMKKYYKQLEESSHEESN, from the exons ATGGATAACTTTGTTCGTAACAAATTGACTGAATGGGGCTTCTGCAACTTGATAGAAAGATTTGAAG AtaaaggcatcgacaaggaaaGTCTTTTGTGTCTTGAAGATCATCACATTGATAGCCTGATTCCAAAATTAGGACAAAGGGCAAAATTCACAAAACGTCTCAAGTTGTTAAAG gAGGACTCAAAAACAAATTGTCAAGAAGCAGAGGACGTTTCTAAT GCTGGACCATCCACCAGTGCCTCCAGTGAGAAAG GAAACAGAGCCTTGGACCTTGATGGTGAATTGCAGCCACCATCTAAGAGGCAAAAACCTGGCTTCATAGGATCAAACTCAG AAGAAATCATACTTTCTTGTGGGAAAAGCATCATGAGTCAAGTCCATGGGAGACTGCATTTGGATGAACACACAAAACTCAATGATTTCCTGAA GAGTAAAATTCGTGGATTGGAGACTGACAAAAGGGAGCTCATCGGTGTCTTTGGCAGAAGTGGAGCTGGAAAGAGCTCTCTGATAAACGCCGTCATTGAAGAGTTTAACCTTCTGCCCTCTGGAGATTTCAAAGCATGTACCTCCGTCATGATTAAAGTGGAGGCCAACATGCTCAATTTTAAGTATGAGGCAGAGATAGAGTTCATTTTAAAAGAG gACTGGAAGGATGAGCTGTGGTGTTTGTATAATAATGTAGGGGACGATCACGAAATTGAAGACAAGCTAACAGCATTGTATGGAGAAGAATGGAGAAATAAACCTCCCCTTGAAAACCTCCTGGACAGCAAATATTTTAAAGAAATCCCAGAGTTTCTCATGGACAAGAAGAAATTTTTGACATCTGAATCT GGTGCAGAACTGTCAGCAAAATTACTGAAATACACGATAAGTGAGTCCATTGATGAAGCAGAGAAGAGGTGGTACTGGCCCCTGGTGAAGTGTGTGACTGTCAGGGTGCCTAAAAATCCTCTTCTCCAGCACGTCACACTTGTGGACCTTCCTGGAAATGGGGACTGTAACAGGAGCAGAAACGAAATGTGGAAAGag TTTGTTGGAAGTTGCTCCACTGTGTGGATTGTGACTGACATTAATCGAGCAGCATCAGAGGACGACGCCTGGGAGATCCTGGAAAGTGCCTGCAGCCTCATAGGAAACGGAGGCCAGTGTCAGCAGATTCACTTCATCTGCACCAAGTCTGAATATTCTGAAAAATTTGATGAGCT TTCAAGAGATGCAGTTCGTGGTCACatatttaaaagaaacatgaaaGCCAAGGATGAAGTACAGAAAAAATTCAACACACTAAACAATGTCAAG AAACATTTCAATGATGGATGTTTCAAAGTGTTCACAGTGAGCTCCAAATTGTTTCGGAAAGAAAAGCAATCTAAACCTTCTGTTCTACAGCTTGATGAAACTG AAATACCCCAACTTCAGAAGTTTCTGCAAAATCTCAACGACTGTCACTCAGAAACATTAAACTTTGTTTCTGGAGCTTATGGGATTCTGTCATTGATGCAAGGAGCCCGCAGCAGAGACACG GCTGACAGCAAAACTGAGGTCTGCCTACGACTTGAAGAAAAGTTACAGCAGGAATTTCAGAAAATTGCAGAAACCATGAAAAAGACTTATAAGGATTTTGAAGAATGTCTGATTGACGGAGTTAGAAATTCAGAAAGTTCATGTGAAGAAACCTTGCACAGGTTTTTATATCCA AGACAAAAAGGCAGTGGTTTCCATAAAACATTATCGAGTGTCGTTGAGCGCAGTGGTGTCCACAAACGAACAAAAGGAAAACCCATAAACCTCAATATGAAGTTAAGCTCAAAGCTGACTGACAGCATTGATGAGATATTCAGGAACACCTTCCC GAATGAAGGAAAACCATTCAGTGAAGTCATCAACGCCTTTTCCCtggacacagagaagctgattgAAAAGTACAAAGCTGTTGAACTGCAAATGATATTTCTAAAGATAGAG GAAGAAAGAATTAAGACAAGACTCACCAAAATTATTCGTGATCGAAAGAAAACAATCTACAGCAGCCTGACTGAGATGATCGAGGACACTATGCAAGATGGATATAAAA AAGCAGCAAAATTtagaggaaaacacaaactaaaaagCATGAGGGAGACACTGAAGACACATTTACATGATTCAAAGAAGACCATGTTTAAGAATGCTAAACGCATTATGTTACAATACCTGCAGATGTTGATG GAGGAGATCCTGGAGACACTGATGGAATCTCTGAATGAAGCAATAGAGTTGTCACTCAAGACAGATGATCACATTATTCCAG ATTTCTCAGCAGAGCTTGATCAGATGAAGAAATATTACAAGCAACTAGAGGAAAGCTCACATGAAGAATCTAACTAA